The sequence CTTACTGGCGAGGATGGCGAGAAGCAACAAGAAGGCAACGGCACCAACTGGGAAGAGCAGGCCCGTTCGGCGGGTCAGAAGATTTATGAGAATGTACGTGCACGTACAGCTGGCAAAAAACTGTATCGCAACCCCAAGGATAAGATGCTGGCAGGCGTACTGTCTGGTATTGCTGTATATACCAATACCGACCCTGTTATCTGGCGATTCCTGATGATATTGTTTACCTTCTGCTATGGTGTGGGTATCTTTATCTATCTTGTGTTGGCACTCGTTATTCCCGAAGCCAGAACACCCGAGCAGTTGTTGCAGATGGAAGGCAAGGATATAACGCCGCAGAACCTGGCCGATGTAGTGGTTGAGGGCGAAAAGCAGCACGTACAGCGCCCCGGTTTTATGCGTCTGTTGTTCATCATCCTCATGAAGATGGTTATAGCCTTTGTCGTTATCATTTCAATCGTCGTGTGCATTGCCCTATCGCTCGGATTCTTCGGCGTGCTCATTGCCACGGTTAGTGCAATGGTGCTGCCACTAAACAGTACCCTACCGTTCAGCCTCGGAGCTATGGGACTGGAAGGCGCATGGGTTAGCAACCCCAAACTGCTCATCATCTTTGTAATCGCCCTGTTCCTGGTATTGCTTCTGCCCATCTATGCCATTATCCACATGGTGCTCTCACTCACAGGCAAGATCCGCCCTATGGGTGTTATTCAGCGCATCGTAAACATCGTGCTTTGGGTTATCGCCGTATGCATCGCAGTGCCCTTAGGTATCACCATAGCCAATTATCATTACGACTATTACCAGGAGCGTTACCAAATCGATTCTACTACCACCTATCAGGGTGTAAAAATGGATGAGAATGATGCCGATTTCCTGCGACGTGGCAGCTGGAATCTGGTAAAGGCCAAGAACTGCGATCATTATACGTAT is a genomic window of Xylanibacter ruminicola 23 containing:
- a CDS encoding PspC domain-containing protein yields the protein MKKNITINLCGRLFQIDEDAYELLQQYINSLRSSFGKQEGGDEIVDDIETRIAELFDELRLQGIEAITIEHVKEIITRIGKPEELTGEDGEKQQEGNGTNWEEQARSAGQKIYENVRARTAGKKLYRNPKDKMLAGVLSGIAVYTNTDPVIWRFLMILFTFCYGVGIFIYLVLALVIPEARTPEQLLQMEGKDITPQNLADVVVEGEKQHVQRPGFMRLLFIILMKMVIAFVVIISIVVCIALSLGFFGVLIATVSAMVLPLNSTLPFSLGAMGLEGAWVSNPKLLIIFVIALFLVLLLPIYAIIHMVLSLTGKIRPMGVIQRIVNIVLWVIAVCIAVPLGITIANYHYDYYQERYQIDSTTTYQGVKMDENDADFLRRGSWNLVKAKNCDHYTYYAMDSQGYNNARFLDVFNDRCEEIFQAERKEKVEPGIYQLTCYARAEGPGTFIYAMGKEKHLQTIPVNNNPEDEMGWKPITIDSIEVAGDSIAYGMSSDAVFTGETCRAKWFSAMDFVLTRTADLPNTKK